Genomic DNA from Geitlerinema sp. PCC 9228:
CGGGGATGGGTTAGCATAGCGAATCTATCTAGGCACACCCGATGAAGCGAGAATCTCACGAATTCTATTCGTGAGAGTGTCAATATATTGGCTGGACTTTTTTGTGTGCACCCCGGTGGAAATTTTGAATTCCAGGCAGTTCCCTCTCTAGGAAAGCGAGCCATATTTTGGGAAAGCCGGTGTTTCTGACTCGTTTCTGAGCGAAACAAATCAGAAAATTAGATTTACCTTTATTTTCTTCACCTTGAATTATAGTATGCAAGGTTTTTCGGGTCATCCGTTCAATTCGGTATTTATGACTGGTTGTTTTTTATAAGTTTCCGTATATTTGCTTATACCATTTCCTTAATAATATGCAAGAGATCGTAGAGGCATTTTTGTAGGGGCGCAACGCGTGAGCGCCCCTACCAGGGCAATTGAGAAATTCCAAACAATCGTTGTTTTTCAGAAATGGGATTACGCAATCCTCAGCCAGAAAAATATTCCTCCCTTCGGTTTTGGTCCCCAAAGCGATCGCATTTTTCCCTCCCAAACTACCTGAGAAAGGGGGACTTGGGCTTTTATCTCTTGCAAAAGTCCTCCAGAACTGCCATAATTCTCTCAAAGAAGACAGCGATCGCGATCGCCACCTGCGACCCCAATCGCTCTCTATCCAAAATAGGGAATTTTCCTAGGGAAAAGCCTGCTCGCTGTCAATTTCCCGTACAATTTGAAAGCGAACGTGGTTAATCGCCAAATCTCCCAACGCCAACTGTTCCTTGCTCACCGGTTCTCCTTTTATTCGAATTTGCTCGAACTTCGTCCCCTTACCAATTTCCACGTGATACCAAGCCAGACCCATAAAAAAGCGCGTTGGCTTGATGCGGCGGTCTTCCAAATTATCGGGATTGGACTCCATGGGAATCCAACCGTAACCAGGGACGTAAAACTCCAGCCAAACGTGGTTGAAATCCGGTTCTAAAGGCACTCCCTGACGTTCCGCATAGGGAGGACATTTGTAGCGACCTACGGTACGACAGGCAATTCCATTTAAACGCATCAACGCCAGCAACACTCCCACATACTCGCCGCAGGAACCCACACCACGTTCCAAAACCCGGTCTGGGGATTCAATTTGTACGGTCACGCGATATCCCAATCGTTCGTATACGTAATCGCGGATGCTGAGAACCTGGCGCAGGAGATTGGTTTCGTCGCCGATGGCATTTTTAGCCGCGCGTTGGACAATATCTGCATCCATACTTAAATTATCGTTATCCACCAAATAGGCATCGGCGAGTTCTGGCGGTAATTTGGGAGAATCTTCAATATCGGGGGGTGCCAGATAGTACTTAATGCTGTACACTTCTAACAGCACCTTCCAACCAAAAATGCGCGCTTCGTTTGCCTGCAAGCAGTCGAAGCGAAACACCGCCACCCGCGACCCTTGCTGCATTTCTTCCGTGAAATTCATGCCAATAGGTTCGATAGAAAGCACTTTTTGGCGTTGGGTGTCGTTTGGCAGAGCAATGCGCCATTCCAAATCCTGTAATTCCACCGGGTCTAGCGGCGCTAGTTCTTCCACATAGGACATTTCCACCAGATACCCATTGGAGAGGGTGTAGCGTTGGGAGGGGTTGTGGGTAAAAGAGAGGGGATGAATAAAAGTGCGATCGCGAAATGTGAGTTGGTAGGGATTAGCAGCATTGGGGTCATCGCGGACGTAGGGTTCTTCGCTGGCATAGGCAACGTACAAAATCTCTCGTTCGCTGTCGGGATGGGGGAAAAACGTCACTCCCGTGGGATGCTCGAATGGCGTTAGAACATTGTACTGCAACTCTCCCGTGGCGCGGTCCAAACAGTACACCATTTGTTCGATGGCATCAGCTACCCAAAGTTCTTCTTCTTTGGCAAGCAAGGTTTCCACACCCACCCCTGGCGCGTAAAAGCGGGTAATCTCCTCAGCGGTTTCCTGATGAAAAACCAGAATATACCCAGCGCGTTCGCAAGAAACGTAGACAGCCTGTCCTTGCACGGCAACACCGTTCACAGTATAGCGCAAAGCCACAAAGAAACTGGGTGTAGCTAGCTGGATGGTTTCAATTTGAGACCCGGAAATGGCAAACTCGCACGTATAAATGCTATCCCCGCGCGCAAACCATATTATATTCTCGCTCAAGGCCAAATCAGTGGCACCGAGAAATTCTGACCTTTGGTGGGGATTGAGAACAATGGTATTGTCGTTGGCAGGATCGACCGCTAGCAAATATCCGCTTACCGGATCGAGGGTTAGCAAGTAATTTCCCCAACTGGCAAGACCGTGAATTTGGCGCACTCCGTAGGGTCGAACGCTGCGTAAGGATGGCTGTTTCTGCGATCGGAAATTTGGTTGTTGGTGCTGGTTCATGGTTTGCTAGTTGCTATCTGGCAAAGATATTTTGCGCTCATTTTGAAGGTTTTCTCCCGTATTTTTAGTTACAAAAATGGCAAAATGGCATAGCAGCGAAGAAATTGCTTGCTTCTCTTTCTCTGCTACTTCCTGTTTTTTACCAAGGATTGCCAATTGTAGTAAAAGCCGACCAATAATAGGGGTGGGAAAGATCGACGCTGAGGTCGTTCAATGGCGGTGGTAGGTCGATTTGGCCAAAAGAACCCGAGAGGGTGCCGTTTTCCAGACGGATTTTGCCAGCCATCATGTCCAATTGTGCCTGTCGTATGGCTTCCGCTTTAATGGCAGCTTCCGGCAAACCCTGGTAAAACTCTCGCATCAAAGCCAACGTCCCCGCATCGTCAACATACCACAGACTGGCAACTGCTGTTTTCACCCCAGCTTGTATGGCCAGACCGGCAAATCCCAATTCTGCATTTTCATCGCCAATGGCGGTACGGCAGGCACTCAAAACCAGCATTTCCACTGGGGGGTCATTCCAGTTTAGCTGGCGCAGTTCGTTCAGACGCAGGCGAGAACGTTCTTGGTTTTCCCCATCTGGCGTTTGCGGGTCTTGCCACAGTTGGATAAAAGAATTGGAGACGTTGCCAGGACGGAATTCGGCATGGGTGGCTAAATGAACGATACCATAGGGAGTCAGCGATCGCGCGGTTTCCAAATTTTTGCGGGTAAACTGGGAATTGAGATAGCTGACCCCATCGAAGGGTTGGTTGGTAATAGAGAGAATTTCTAAGGGAACGGCAGGCAGGGGGTCAAATTGGGGAAATTTTGAAGCTCCCATGGCCAGCACTTCCACATCTTCCAGGGGAACCACACGGGTATCGGTGAGGGCCAAACTGGGCATTAAGCCGACGCTATATTTTTCTATAATAAAGTTATTGCCATCGTGTAAAGCGGCCATGGGCAGCGATCGCAATCCCCGGTCAAATACAAATACCAAATTTTCAATTTCCTGTGCTTGCAATTGCGTCTCCAACGGTGCCACCAACCACTGATAGAGTTGCTGTGCGCTTGGCAAGTAGCCGCTGGTTCCCCGAAGGCGAGACTGGGGTCTGGTGATATCAATACGCAACTGCTGTGCCACCGACAAAACCTCCTCGCGGGTAGCGTCGATGGGATAGCGTTTGGGAGTTCCTTCTGGGGTCACCAGCAACAGTTCCAGTTGGTTGGCTGACCGGGAGTTGGCAAAAGCTGTCACGGTTGGCGGTACAAACCGCGCGTAAATTAACGCTGGCTTCACCCCAGTGGTTTGTTCAACGGTTCGCAGGGTAGCTGTAATTTCGTCAATTCCCGGCAAGTTCAGCGGTGGTGCAATATTCAAATAGCGAACAAAATCTGCTGTAAAGTCTTCCTCTATAGGAGTAACAAACAAATCCAACGCCGACTGTGCCAACTCGGCTTGGGTAGGGAGGTCGGGGTCTTGGCTGGGTGGTAGCGTTTGTACGCTGGTTTCTTCCGGTGGGGCCTCTTCTTCGGTACCTTGTTGTTCGATAAGGATACGCTGTGGCAAATCTTCCCCATCAGCAACGGTTGGTGTTGGTGTTGGCGTTGGCGTTGGTGTTGGCGTTGGTGTTGGTGTTGGTGTCGGCGTGGGTTGTGGTTGGGGGTCTGGTTGCGGTTGAGGTTCTGGTTCCGGTGGCTGTTCGGATGTAATAATTTGAATGTTGCCGCGGACGATGGGACCGGGAAAAACGCCCGAAGCGATCGCGTCTTCCCCAGTTACAATGGCCCCTGCCGTACCATTGGTGCCAGCATCTCCCACCACAAATGGCGTTGGTGGGTCGGTATCGCCACCGCCGTGGGTGATAGTGACAAACCCATCCCCGTCACCACCTACCGCAGTAATACTAATATCTGGACCCGCCTGATTCGTAAAACTTTCCGTTACGCGCACCAATTGTTCGGTATCGATGGTCACCCGACCACCAACCCCAGCATTTCCCCCATTGGCACGAATGGCAGACACTTCCACGCCGGCGGTGGCATTCAAACGTACCTCACCGCCATCCCTTGGCAACCCACTCACGTCAATTTCTCCAGTAGTTAAAGTAGTTGGTGTTTGTGCTTCGATGTTGCCTCCCGCATCCCCAATTGCCACCAAATTGCCAGTATCAATACCGGCGTTGGCATCTAGGGAAATCGTTCCCCCCCTGCCTGTGGGAGAAACGCTTTGGATTTCGCCAGTGCGAATGGTACCGTTGCTGCTTTGCAAGCGAACTTCACCACCCGTACCAACCCCGGGAAATAAAACACCGGAGGTCGTAAAGAAAAAGCTCCCCGTTTCTATATCGGCAGTAGTAATATTTCCGGCAGTGGCGATCTCAATCGTACCGCCGGTTCCCTCTACCGAAGCCGAAGCCAAACCATCCGTAGTAATAGCAGCAGCGGCATTGAGTTGGATATGGCCACCATCACCAACCACCGAAACCGCATTCAGATTGCCAGTGCGAAGGCCACCATTGCTGGAAACCACCGTAATATCACCGCTGGTGCCTTCGCTGAGAGTAACGTCATCGCCACCCAAACTCACGCTGCCTGCGATCGCTTCTTGAGCAATAATATCTCCCAACGCCTCTAGGGTAATATCGCCACCAAGACCTGCTTGAGAACTGGAAAATAAATTGCCTACTTCAATGGTACCACCACTGTTAATAGCAATCTCGCCACCATTTCCCGAAGCAAGCGATCGCGTATTGATCGATTCTACATCCACCGCCTCCGTCGCCGAAATATTGACCCTTCCCCCATCTTCGGTACGTGAGGTAGCAAAGATGCGGTCTGCCGCCACACTACCATTGGTCGCATTTAAAATAACATCCCCCCCCGGTTGCGTACCATCGGCAGCGCGTACTGAAGTATCAATGGTTCCCAAGCGCAACGCGGCCCCTTCAATGGTCATATCGCGACCGCGGCTGCGAATGGTAGCGCCAGTATCCATAGAAAACGACCCGGCATTGTTCCCATCAGCATCAGCGGTAAAGCGAATAGCACCACCAAACGGCACAAATTCCAACGAAACCCCCGACGCCACAGTAATATCATTGGTTGCTTCTAAAATCACCTCTGCCTGTTGGGAAGCCAAAGTCGTACTGCTAACGGTCACCGTTCCCGGTGAGAACTCCCCTTGGAAAATCTGCGGCAGACCTGCTTCCACACCATCGGGATTGCTATCGGAGTCGCCAATAACAATATTTTCCGGATCCAAACGCAACGTTCCCCATTCGCCATTGGTCGCACTCACATCCACTTGACCGGCAAATTGCAAATTGCCTGTAGAGGAAATTTCCACTTCGCCACCGCCAGTGGAACCGCTGGCGGTGAGTGTAGCCGAACCGCCGCGCGCGCTTGCTTGGCCAACAAACTGGGTTGCCTCTTGCGACCAAACCAATACCGTACCGCCAGTTTCTATACCATCGGCGCGAATGGTACTATTAGCACTCACAAACGTGCGATCGCTAGCCAATCCCTCTCCCGTAGATAAAATATTGCGACCAACTTGTACCGTTCCCCCCGTATTTCCCGAAGCTTCCACCGTCGTATCGTACAATCCCACTTGCCGGCCAGTCACAGTAACCTTTCCTGGCGCTTCCCCCGATACATCCACCTCACCCGCAACCACCGTCGTAGCTGCTTCTGAGGGAACCACCAACCCCGACCCCCTGAAAACCACCTCGCCATTGGCATTGACCTCCACATCCGTTGCGTGACCCACCGTCGTAGAAGCGAGCAACTGCGGCAGAGAAAGCGGCGTTAGGGGAACCCTGGCAACATCCACCGGCAATTCCACCCCCAACAAATGTCCTTCTGGCGACCAGCGCAACCTTTGATTGCCAGCCACAGAAATCACCCGAATATCGCCGCCACTGGTTTGCAAGCTACCAGTATTGACCACCGTACCCCCCAACAGTGTGAGTTGGTGCAGGTTGGGAACCGCCAGCGTACCGGCATTCCAAATACTTCCCGGGGTATCGATGGCAAATTCAAAACCAGTGGGATTTCCCAGCAACTGTTGGTACCGATTCTCTCCAAAAGCGCGAAACCAGCTATCGCCAGCAAACCCAATTCCCGTAGCGGTCGTAGCTGTAAAATCCGCCGGTACGTTCAAACGCGCGTTGCTGCCAAATACAATACCGGCAGGATTCATTAGAAATAAATTGGGAGAACCGCCGGTAATTTCAATGAAGCCGTTGATGGTGGAAGCGTCTCCCCCAACAATACGGCTAAAAATATTTTTCAACTGGGGATTGGCGAGAAAATTGGCTATTTCCCCCGCATCTAGGTTAAATTGCTGGAAACTGTGGAATAAATTATTGCCATCCGCCGATTGCCTGCCACCAGAGATATCCACGCGATTCCCTTGGGGAGTTACCTGGGTATTGGTCCCATCAACTGCCGGAACAACCGATTGGGTGGATCCTTTGCTGCATAAAACCATCAGAATTCCCAGGACAATCAAAATAGGATGCTGGGGAACTTGCCACGGTTTCATGGTTTTCTCCGCTCTTGTACAAATAGGCGATCGCGGCTAAACTGACAGCAAATCCTCGCTTAAAAGTTCTAACATTTCAGGATATGGGGGTCTATAGCAACGAGGAGCTGAAAATAGAACCTGTAGCGATCGGATATTTGCATTATACGCTGCCATATCGCGATCGAAAATAATGAAACGCAAAAAAATTAGAATTGGGTTTCTTTTTGGTTTGGCTAGCCTCTTGGGGATAGGATGGCAAGCTGTGGCTGCGGCGAATCCCCAATGGGTTTCCCCTACCACCGAACCAACCTTCCCAGACCGTCTCCTGCCACGGTCCTCGCCAACCCACACACCAGCCACAATGGAAGTTCTCCCCGACCGGGAACCGACTGTCTCCCAGGATAGCCCCGAAACACCTATTCAAGTCCGCAACATTGTGGTCTCTGGCAGTACGATTCTCAGCCCAGAACAAATTCAAAATTTGGTTTCGGCTTACGAAAACCGTACTCTATCGTTGCAAGACTTGCAACAAGCAGCAGATAAAATTACGCAATACTATATCGAACGCGATTATATCACCTCCCGTGCCATCCTTCCCGACCAAGTTGTGCGAGATGGCATGGTTCGCATTCAAGTGTTAGAAGGGCAGCTGCAAGCCATTGAAGTGATGGGCAACCAGCAAACCCATGCCGGTTATATCCGTCGCCGCCTGGCTTTGGCAGGAACAGCGCCGGTCAATGCTGCCAAGTTGGAAGAACAGCTGCGCTTGCTGCGCCGCAATCCCTTAT
This window encodes:
- a CDS encoding transglutaminase family protein, coding for MNQHQQPNFRSQKQPSLRSVRPYGVRQIHGLASWGNYLLTLDPVSGYLLAVDPANDNTIVLNPHQRSEFLGATDLALSENIIWFARGDSIYTCEFAISGSQIETIQLATPSFFVALRYTVNGVAVQGQAVYVSCERAGYILVFHQETAEEITRFYAPGVGVETLLAKEEELWVADAIEQMVYCLDRATGELQYNVLTPFEHPTGVTFFPHPDSEREILYVAYASEEPYVRDDPNAANPYQLTFRDRTFIHPLSFTHNPSQRYTLSNGYLVEMSYVEELAPLDPVELQDLEWRIALPNDTQRQKVLSIEPIGMNFTEEMQQGSRVAVFRFDCLQANEARIFGWKVLLEVYSIKYYLAPPDIEDSPKLPPELADAYLVDNDNLSMDADIVQRAAKNAIGDETNLLRQVLSIRDYVYERLGYRVTVQIESPDRVLERGVGSCGEYVGVLLALMRLNGIACRTVGRYKCPPYAERQGVPLEPDFNHVWLEFYVPGYGWIPMESNPDNLEDRRIKPTRFFMGLAWYHVEIGKGTKFEQIRIKGEPVSKEQLALGDLAINHVRFQIVREIDSEQAFP
- a CDS encoding CHAT domain-containing protein, with amino-acid sequence MKPWQVPQHPILIVLGILMVLCSKGSTQSVVPAVDGTNTQVTPQGNRVDISGGRQSADGNNLFHSFQQFNLDAGEIANFLANPQLKNIFSRIVGGDASTINGFIEITGGSPNLFLMNPAGIVFGSNARLNVPADFTATTATGIGFAGDSWFRAFGENRYQQLLGNPTGFEFAIDTPGSIWNAGTLAVPNLHQLTLLGGTVVNTGSLQTSGGDIRVISVAGNQRLRWSPEGHLLGVELPVDVARVPLTPLSLPQLLASTTVGHATDVEVNANGEVVFRGSGLVVPSEAATTVVAGEVDVSGEAPGKVTVTGRQVGLYDTTVEASGNTGGTVQVGRNILSTGEGLASDRTFVSANSTIRADGIETGGTVLVWSQEATQFVGQASARGGSATLTASGSTGGGEVEISSTGNLQFAGQVDVSATNGEWGTLRLDPENIVIGDSDSNPDGVEAGLPQIFQGEFSPGTVTVSSTTLASQQAEVILEATNDITVASGVSLEFVPFGGAIRFTADADGNNAGSFSMDTGATIRSRGRDMTIEGAALRLGTIDTSVRAADGTQPGGDVILNATNGSVAADRIFATSRTEDGGRVNISATEAVDVESINTRSLASGNGGEIAINSGGTIEVGNLFSSSQAGLGGDITLEALGDIIAQEAIAGSVSLGGDDVTLSEGTSGDITVVSSNGGLRTGNLNAVSVVGDGGHIQLNAAAAITTDGLASASVEGTGGTIEIATAGNITTADIETGSFFFTTSGVLFPGVGTGGEVRLQSSNGTIRTGEIQSVSPTGRGGTISLDANAGIDTGNLVAIGDAGGNIEAQTPTTLTTGEIDVSGLPRDGGEVRLNATAGVEVSAIRANGGNAGVGGRVTIDTEQLVRVTESFTNQAGPDISITAVGGDGDGFVTITHGGGDTDPPTPFVVGDAGTNGTAGAIVTGEDAIASGVFPGPIVRGNIQIITSEQPPEPEPQPQPDPQPQPTPTPTPTPTPTPTPTPTPTPTVADGEDLPQRILIEQQGTEEEAPPEETSVQTLPPSQDPDLPTQAELAQSALDLFVTPIEEDFTADFVRYLNIAPPLNLPGIDEITATLRTVEQTTGVKPALIYARFVPPTVTAFANSRSANQLELLLVTPEGTPKRYPIDATREEVLSVAQQLRIDITRPQSRLRGTSGYLPSAQQLYQWLVAPLETQLQAQEIENLVFVFDRGLRSLPMAALHDGNNFIIEKYSVGLMPSLALTDTRVVPLEDVEVLAMGASKFPQFDPLPAVPLEILSITNQPFDGVSYLNSQFTRKNLETARSLTPYGIVHLATHAEFRPGNVSNSFIQLWQDPQTPDGENQERSRLRLNELRQLNWNDPPVEMLVLSACRTAIGDENAELGFAGLAIQAGVKTAVASLWYVDDAGTLALMREFYQGLPEAAIKAEAIRQAQLDMMAGKIRLENGTLSGSFGQIDLPPPLNDLSVDLSHPYYWSAFTTIGNPW